A single Anopheles arabiensis isolate DONGOLA chromosome 2, AaraD3, whole genome shotgun sequence DNA region contains:
- the LOC120898413 gene encoding uncharacterized protein LOC120898413, with product MASNQDTPCVTVHHAASRAYKRRLGEMERELRLNWQPQPRIVADRADDVVPHEHEADPVPMEGIDALRSVCQNSGEENDSDDMYVEEATSDAPYGDLSFEDGLRMWALQSGLPHSSLNCLLDHLRQHNLQMPQDARAFMSTPAPTAPEIVLTSIAGGQLWYQGIEKSLLSYFRKVQPIQEGFELDFFVDGLPLRKSSRSQFWPILMKINNDPNTPVMTVAMFCGESQPVFVEEFLRPFVEEMNKLNRTKVIIGARAYWVCPRSIIADVPARAFISGVEPRNAFSACMKCTIEGEMEQNQIFFRYDAERQSRNHEDFCEDKYPTHVINPTPLTTMDRCDIIRDLIAAEEVQLIYKGVEAKLMQLWMEGFPGGQSMLTPQQQREVSAHLRLLKLPSDFQHKLRDLRYVPLWKASEHRMFLLVAGFVVLKGRLNEAAYQHFMLLFLAVTFLSTSYHRDKWAMADDLLHRFVEAYGNVYSPELLDSNVHNLLHIHDDVRRFDALHTLSASVFQAFLLDLKKLMRSGRCNLVQAVHRVLELQQVHFAKPESSPADEQSVCTVGADTIATLRRGFILRKNVRDQWCMTDLGEVIRYESATKAEGTVIVQGYTFSKQMIAFTEPYPSTEANIYSANMADLDTVALKSFSSSTLMCKLAAVEMENEGEFMFVPLLHTYIVHK from the exons ACCACGGATAGTTG CTGACCGAGCGGATGATGTTGtgccacacgagcacgaagcCGATCCGGTGCCCATGGAAGGGATTGATGCGCTACGATCGGTGTGCCAAAACAGCGGAGAGGAAAACGACTCGGATGATATGTATGTCGAAGAGGCAACGTCAGATGCTCCGTACGGGGACCTTTCGTTCGAGGATGGGTTGAGGATGTGGGCTTTGCAAAGTGGGCTACCTCATAGCAGTTTGAACTGTTTGCTGGATCATTTGCGACAGCATAATCTCCAAATGCCCCAAGATGCACGGGCGTTCATGAGCACACCAGCGCCCACAGCACCGGAAATAGTGCTAACGTCAATTGCAGGTGGGCAGCTGTGGTACCAGGGTATTGAAAAAAGCCTGCTATCATATTTTCG CAAAGTTCAGCCAATTCAGGAAGGATTTGAGTTGGACTTTTTTGTGGACGGCCTGCCACTGCGTAAAAGTAGTCGGAGCCAATTTTGGCCGATCCTCATGAAGATTAATAACGATCCGAATACTCCGGTGATGACAGTTGCCATGTTTTGTGGCGAATCACAACCGGTATTCGTCGAAGAGTTTTTACGGCCGTTTGTGGAGGAAATGAACAAGCTGAATAGGACAAAAGTGATCATAGGAGCTCGCGCTTACTGGGTGTGCCCGCGTTCGATTATAGCAGACGTTCCAGCGCGTGCATTTATTTCAG GTGTTGAACCGCGCAATGCCTTTAGTGCCTGTATGAAGTGCACAATCGAAGGGGAAATGgaacaaaaccaaatattTTTCCGATATGATGCAGAGCGCCAGTCACGAAATCATGAAGATTTTTGCGAAGATAAATACCCGACCCATGTGATCAATCCTACGCCCCTTACGACAATGGATCGCTGTGACATCATACGCGATTTGATTGCGGCCGAAGAAGTGCAACTGATCTATAAGGGTGTTGAGGCGAAATTAATGCAGTTGTGGATGGAAGGGTTTCCTGGCGGACAGAGCATGTTAACACCACAGCAACAACGTGAAGTGTCGGCGCACTTACGACTGTTGAAGCTTCCTTCAGACTTTCAGCATAAACTGCGCGACCTTCGGTACGTTCCCCTCTGGAAAGCTTCAGAGCATAGAATGTTTCTGTTGGTTGCTGGTTTCGTGGTTCTAAAGGGCCGACTTAACGAGGCAGCGTACCAAcattttatgttgttgttcttgGCGGTTACTTTCCTGTCCACCTCGTACCATCGCGACAAATGGGCAATGGCTGATGATTTATTGCACAGGTTTGTGGAAGCTTATGGAAACGTGTACAGCCCAGAACTATTAGACAGCAACGTGCATAATTTGCTGCACATTCATGACGATGTTCGCAGATTCGATGCGTTACATACTTTATCGGCTTCTGTTTTTCAAGCATTCCTGCTCGACCTGAAAAAGTTGATGCGTTCCGGGAGGTGTAACCTAGTGCAAGCGGTTCATCGTGTGCTGGAACTGCAACAGGTGCATTTTGCCAAGCCCGAAAGTAGCCCGGCAGATGAGCAATCAGTGTGCACGGTTGGTGCTGACACCATAGCGACCTTACGGCGGGGCTTCATTCTACGAAAAAATGTTCGCGACCAATGGTGTATGACCGACTTGGGCGAAGTGATCAGGTACGAATCGGCCACAAAAGCAGAAGGAACCGTCATCGTGCAAGGGTACACGTTCTCCAAGCAAATGATTGCCTTTACAGAACCTTACCCCTCGACTGAGGCAAATATTTATTCGGCTAACATGGCCGATTTGGATACAGTCGCGCTGAAATCTTTCTCCAGCAGTACTTTAATGTGCAAATTGGCTGcagtggaaatggaaaatgaaggGGAATTCATGTTTGTGCCGTTGCTGCATACTTATATTGTTCACAAATAA